Below is a genomic region from Lawsonia intracellularis PHE/MN1-00.
TGTTACTTCAGGCTCTACCACAAAAAACATTCCTAACAAAGACAATATCATCATAAAATAAGATAATAATGATGTATAGTTTTTTCGTATAGCAATGGAACATAAGAAAACAAAAAACATACAAATAAAAAGGATAAAAGACATAATCATTTGTTAAGACTCCATATAAAAAGTTCTTTTACTATATTAAAAGAATTTTTTAACTTTTGCCCCTTTGAAATGGCATATTCTGTATATAAAATAGTTACAGGAATTTCTTTATATCTAAGACGATGTTTCTTTATATTATTAATAATTTCAGAGGCATGAGACATTCTGTTTTGCTTTATTGAAATCACTTTTAATGCTTTTTTTGATAGTGCTCTTAGTCCATTATGTGCATCTGTAACTTTTACCCCTGTAGTCATCCTAACAAATATTGTTGCTAATCGTAGCCATATTTTTTTCGACAATGGCATATTAAAAGATTTAGTACCTAAAAATCTACTTCCACAAAC
It encodes:
- a CDS encoding glycosyltransferase family 2 protein → MYIRDVIVVDDHSEDETAKLAFESGAIVIRHPMNLGQGAALQTGFNFALKEGADIVITFDADGQHRIEDALKMVEVIAADQADIVCGSRFLGTKSFNMPLSKKIWLRLATIFVRMTTGVKVTDAHNGLRALSKKALKVISIKQNRMSHASEIINNIKKHRLRYKEIPVTILYTEYAISKGQKLKNSFNIVKELFIWSLNK